The genomic window GAGCATCTTACATGTCTTTCATGTTAACTAAACTCATCCCTGTGACCGGAAACATTTGCGATTCAAACATTGGGTTGCAAGCAGATTCAGCTGAAGAGATTGCGAAAGAAGTTGATGTTATAATCAATTCTGCTGCTAATACAACCTTCAATGAAAGGTTGGCAACTGTCAGATTATGTGTTTTGAGTTCTCTTGTTTAGTTATCTAGATATTTACTAATCTTGTTATCATTTTGGCGGAGATTGAAGATACGATGTTGCTCTGGACATCAACACAAGAGGGCCCGGTAATCTCATGGGATTCGCCAAGAAGTGCAAGAAACTCAAACTGTTCTTGCAAGTATCCACAGGTACGTGAATGtgacaaaacataaacagagCTAAACAGTCTTTTCTGAATGTTCCGGTTTCTTGTGCAGCTTATGTGAATGGACAAAGACAAGGAAGGATCATGGAGAAGCCATTTTCTATGGGAGATTGTATAGCAACAGAGAACTTCCTCGAAGGAAACAGAAAAGCATTAGATGTTGATAGAGAGATGAAGTTAGCTCTTGAAGCTGCTAGAAAAGGGACTCAAAATCAAGATGAGGCACAGAAGATGAAGGATCTCGGTCTAGAGCGGTACTAATCTCTAAATATTCAGCTTAACTATCAAATATTTGCAACAACCTTAAATACACAAATTATTGAAACAGGGCAAGATCATATGGATGGCAAGACACTTATGTTTTCACCAAAGCAATGGGTGAGATGATGATCAATAGCACTCGAGGAGACGTACCTGTTGTTATTATAAGGCCTAGCGTCATCGAAAGCACTTACAAAGATCCTTTCCCTGGATGGATGGAAGGAAACAGGTGAAGCTATATTCTAATGCTGCTTATATGTATATAGGTGTGGGAGAATTTGTACGTAACAAAACTGATTCTTCTACAATTGTGTTACATGATACCTAAAAATCAGGATGATGGATCCTATAGTTTTATGTTACGGGAAGGGGCAACTCACGGGGTTTTTGGTTGATCCAAAAGGAGTTCTTGATGTAGTTCCTGCTGATATGGTTGTTAATGCAACGTTAGCTGCTATAGCAAAGCATGGAATGGCAATGTCAGATCCGGAACCTGAAATAAACGTGTATCAGATCGCTTCTTCGGCGATAAACCCGCTGGTTTTCGAAGACTTAGCGGAGCTTCTTTATAACCACTACAAAACATCCCCATGCATGGACTCTAAAGGTGATCCTATTATGGTGCGTTTGATGAAACTTTTCAATTCCGTTGATGATTTCTCGGATCATTTGTGGAGAGATGCTCAAGAACGGAGTGGGTTGATGAGTGGTATGAGTTCAGTGGATAGTAAGATGATGCAGAAGCTAAAGTTTATATGCAAGAAATCTGTTGAACAAGCCAAACACCTTGCTACTATTTATGAGCCATACACTTTCTATGGTGGAAGGTAAGACAGAACTCATTAACATTCTAATTCTTAGAGCAGACAAAACCGGTACCCGcaaagttttcatcttttttttttggtttcttttacAGATTTGATAACAGCAATACACAGAGATTAATGGAGAATATGTCAGAGGACGAGAAGAgagaatttggatttgatgTTGGAAGCATTAACTGGACGGACTACATTACAAACGTTCACATTCCCGGTTTAAGAAGGCATGTCTTGAAAGGAAGAGCTTAACTTTGAATCTCACTAAACCAGACCAAACAGAATCGATCccttcttttatctttttatctttttcttttttcattacGTGTAATCGTGTTGTGTCTAATATATCAGTTTGATTtgtaataatttgaaaaaaaccGGAAATGTTGTTATCTTTAAGTTTGCCCAAAATCTATAGTCATGTTCGATTCAAGACAAAGTTTAAAGTTACAACctgtaaaaatattaatagtCTTTGATGTAAACGtatcttaaacaaaattattaaatgttGAAGTTAGTAACATACAATTATTAATGAATAAATGTTTAATCAATTAAATGTCATTTAGTGATTGTCCTATAaaatctcttgttttcttgttttatattatcaATCTTACATCCAAAACTTAAAGTATTCTTacatccaaaaacaaaaaaaatatggcaAAGTCTCTTCTCATAGTAATGCTCATGTCTATAGTAATGTTTTACATGGCTCGTCCaattttctcccaaaaaatTAATCCATATTTAGAGGTGATGCCAAAAGATGTGACCATATCTCcatcttcaaattttgattacgTCGAAGCTCCCGATGAAGCTCCATTCGAAGAAGCTGATTCACCAGCAATGGAATATGACATGGAGCTTGCTCACCATTATTCGGACAAACAGCTCAAGTTTCTTGAGGCTTGCTCTGAAAAGCCGAGTTCAAAATGCGGAAATGAGGTTTTCAAGAACATGTTAAATGAGACGATGCTAATTACAGAGGAATGTTGTCGTGATAtattgaagatgggcaaaGATTGCCATCTAGGATTGGTTAAACTCATATTTGCCACATATGAGTATAAAAATATTGCATCTAAGGGCATTCCAAAGAGCAAACAAACATGGAACGAATGTGTCCATAGAGTGGGGAGCAAGATTGGTGCTCCGGTCTCTTTTGAACAATGAACTAATATTTCCGTGTATTGATGTGTCTATGcgtttttgtaatttgattATTACTAATATAAAGCAACTgctactattttatttttgataatcaAGAAGTCAAAGCCTTACAATATTTTACGTTTTTATTCATCATTTGAATTAATCCATCCAGCATAAACTAAAAACGCATATGTAAACTGAAAActttcaaatataaattgattTCTCAAGGGTGGTAAAATGTTCCAAATTCAACATTCATTTTCGATCTAATCGgatatgaaatttaaattagatatttagaCTTTCAAAGTTggatttcaaaatataatttttaattttgtattattattcttaaatattttttagtggATATAGATATCTATAAAGCACGGATCATATGAATTTCcaatattctaaaatatatcaaGATATCCAATTTTCATGTCTAATTATAGAGGCCTATTTTGACATATAGATCTTGACCTCCGACGACGTAATTCCTCATATCCATGAGCTCCTCCGGTCCAAATCACACAACCCGACCCACCATTTTGGATATCCTTATTCGCAAACCCGGTACAATTACAATCCTTAGAACACCTCTCCTTACATTCATTCAACCCAATTGTCTTGTCCACAATTGCTGTGCTTGTACCAGGCAGCTTCATCCTcttcatcaaaagaaaaaacccatCTCTGTGGCAGTTCAGTCGTGACTTCCTCACACATCCCTCAAATGTATCTCCCAAAGCCCAAGCCGTCACATTCTTTGGAACAAAGCCTTTGATACAGTTACACGTCGGTGATGTTTTCGTGTCACAATAACTATCACGACCACATATTTGGTACAAATCGCATTTCTCGGTCGGTAAAACGCCAAACAAGTTCCATTCCGATGATGTCGTATCCCATCTGGATATCTGTAATAATCTTTCGGTAGTCAGTGTAAATCTCACGTAGTGCATGCTATGGTCGGTGACTTTGAAACTATAAGCAACTTCCCCTCTGTTCTCTATGAAGTTGTTAACAACGTCAAAGTAGCTCCAGTTTTGCATCGTCGGTATGCCACTAAACCCGACTCCATTCCACGGACCGGATCGGTACAATAGAAACTCTTTcttgaaaagataaaactCAGGTAGCCCTTGAGTTCCGAGTTTGAACGAGAAGTCTCCGCTTGAGGGATCATAAGGGCTTCTCCAAGAACTGAGGAAAGTCTCGTGTCCTGTTTTGAGATCCCGACCAATTTTCATCTCCGGGAGTAATGTGTCCACCGGATAATCAAAGCTTTGCCACAAGAATCGGTTTTGATAGTTGCCTTTGGAGTCTCTAAGCACGAAGTTGCCGTTATCGAGCAGCTCTGCCACCACTGGAGATTTCACCGTTCTCGTTAGATTCGTTGACCAAACAAGAGTACCAGAATGATCAAGAAGGACGAGGTTAGCGTAAGAGATCTTTAATGTTCCGATAGACTTGGAAAGAGGGTTATCTCTGTTGGCAACCCATACATAAGTTCTCTCAGAGATTGACTTGTACCAAATCCCAAGATACCAATGATCACCATTTCGAGAGCTTGTTGTAGTTTTGAAGAAACCTAGCTCGAAGATGTTACCGGGAGACACAATGGTTCGGTTGCTTGAGATTGTTAGAGTTTCTGTAGATGACAAAGTGTTTATCGAGAAAacatgaagaaacagagctaataagacaacgaagaagaagaagaagaaagtgtaaGAATGGTAATAGTTTGGTGTTACGCCTCTCATCTTCACGACTTTCTTTCTTAtgctcttctttgtttcttaaaacctatatttatagatttctTCACATGTTGGTTTTCAAATTTGCAAAACTCATTACAATTATTTCTAGCAGACAAGACAAATGTAATTTTCCACGTTCTATGACTTTTCAGTACCTCATTGATTCACTTCAACAAACTACTGTCATTAGTCGATAACGTCACCATGTGAAATTAATTTGCTCGTGCAACATAACATATGTTGTTGAACAAGTATATTTATTCATCCATGATCCTCGTCCCCAAGAAAGTCATGCTATGGCACTCGTAAATGCATTTATCGTTACGTTCGATGTATTTTAATCTTCTCGATGTATTTCGAATTCTACTTCCATGACATCTATGCTCGCAATAAGTCGCAATCTAACAAGCAGCGAAAGTTGCCGAAGCAGCCCAAACAAACACATCCTTAACATATTGTTGATGATTCTCCATTTAGTGTTCACGGAGGGAAAACATAACGGAAGCATGATTAGCATTCTAGGATTAACATGTCTTATTAGagcaattttaatttttaatttagattcCCGGTTCATTGGGTTAGATCCAATTCTATCCGGTTTTCATGTGAGACTGGATTTACAATTGCAATTAACGTACCGGATGTTATGGGCCATAATGGGTCTACAGGCCCAATTGTAATGACATATTCACACACGTGTCGATCCCTTTTCATTAGTTTCTTCACACGGTGATCGTTTGTtcgttgaagaagaacaacaaccaTCAATTTCCGGACGAGCAAGCCGAGGAGGTCTGTTTGTACAAAAACTCGAAACTACTACTCTTCTGTCTGATTGTAGCAACTCCATCACTGTATTTATATTCATCTCCATCTGGGTTTTCGAAGGTAACACTTCTCTGTTCGtcatcttccattttcctGTGTGTTTAATGTGTAATCTCcgatttccttttttgtttattttgtaattcCCTCTAATAGGTATAAGAGATGAAAATTTTGGTCGATCTTGACTTTGTgtcgtatttttttttgtaaattgatttttgtaggtgtttttttttcacagtACTTGGACATAGATTTGGTAAATCTACTGTTTCTATAATGTTTTGAACTAAAACACTTCCACTTTTCCTTTTAGCTTTAGCAATGCAGgcatgaaagaaaagaattccACTACCGCCTCTACACTTGGACGGATTTTAGCTACTTGTTCTAAACAGGTTGGTTTGACAGCTccaattacttttttttttttttaggtttcgTAATGAATTTGTGATAGTTTTGCTAGTTGTTATATTACGACATCAATTTTAAAGAATGTGTGAAATTATATTATGTCAATTGTGAAGCGATAATTCTTTTACGTGTGCATTGTGTCTTGAAGATCCAGTCCTTGTTATTGACTAGAAAGTAAACTTGTTACAGGCCAAAGACTACGGGAGCTGTGTTGCATCTAAAGTTCATGAGGTTGAAAGAGATATATGTTTGAAAGAGTTTCTTGCGCTGAAGAGTTGTATGCAGCATACGGTATATTGAACTATATTGTTAGAGTCTTGTCTTGATCATTTTATCCTCATCTTTGTAGACTAATCTGTTCtattatcatgtttttttttcttatagatCCGAGGAAAGGCTTGAATCACAATTATATTCTCCTTTTCGTTAGAGGCATTTATCAGCACTGCTTGAAGTTTTAACATGTACgcctttcttttttattttcaaatctttgtgaAACATTTCTGAGTTAGTCTGtggttttttataaaaactttaattgaCTCAGTCCCATCATAAAGTGGGACATCCATTTCATAACATTTCATTTTGGACTAAAGTTTGGTTCCTTTGAAATTTGGGAAACTGAAATGTATGAATATGTCTAGCAGGAATTCAAGTGCACAGGCAGGTGTTGGTTCTGGTGCTTTATCACATGTCTATATACATCATCCATCCCTACGTTGCAATATTCCTGAATCCAATGGGTTATTCTATGATGATGCCAACAGATTGCTAATATGTACCACATCTAGTCAGgtgttttattcttttcctttgaaatgtttgatttgattttgttttacccATAACTGATATCTTCCATTAGCCTGATGATTCATATCCTTTGATTATTTCccaattttttcatttaggTCTTTTCATGGGAAACATCCCCCTTTAATCCAGACGTACCTCCTTCAGTTGATTCTATAAGTGAAGGGCCTATTCTATCAATCAGATTTTCTCTTGATAAAAAAGCGATAGCTGTCCAAAGATCTGACTGTGAAATACAGTTGTTTAATCGAGAGACCAAGCAGATACTTAACCACAAATGCAAGGCAGGATCAGAGAGCATTCTCGGATTCTTTTGGAGTGACTCTCCATTATGTGATCTTGCAATTGTAAAGACCAGGTAAACTTGCTTTGTTTTCTGCATAGTTTGACAACAGAGAAATATTTCCAATTCTGAGATTGTTTGCAACCTTTTCAGTTGAATTTTAAAGACTGATTGGTTGTAGTTGAGAATTCTAATAACTTGTTTAAACGGGAATTTATTGGCTTGTAAGCTTTGATTTTAGAATAGTTGTACCATTTGACTTGGTATTTCTAAGGCAAATAACCCTTTCAGTATCGGGTAATTGGGTCTGGACATTCCTTTCACAATAGAGCAACCTATACATAGTTGTTTC from Arabidopsis thaliana chromosome 3, partial sequence includes these protein-coding regions:
- the MS2 gene encoding Jojoba acyl CoA reductase-related male sterility protein (MALE STERILITY 2 (MS2); FUNCTIONS IN: fatty-acyl-CoA reductase (alcohol-forming) activity, oxidoreductase activity, acting on the CH-CH group of donors, NAD or NADP as acceptor; INVOLVED IN: microsporogenesis, pollen exine formation; LOCATED IN: chloroplast; EXPRESSED IN: leaf whorl, sepal, flower; EXPRESSED DURING: petal differentiation and expansion stage; CONTAINS InterPro DOMAIN/s: Male sterility (InterPro:IPR004262), NAD(P)-binding domain (InterPro:IPR016040), Male sterility, NAD-binding (InterPro:IPR013120); BEST Arabidopsis thaliana protein match is: fatty acid reductase 6 (TAIR:AT3G56700.1); Has 2390 Blast hits to 2358 proteins in 427 species: Archae - 4; Bacteria - 606; Metazoa - 985; Fungi - 290; Plants - 282; Viruses - 0; Other Eukaryotes - 223 (source: NCBI BLink).), producing the protein MEALFLSSSSSSIVASNKLTRLHNHCVWSTVIRDKKRFGPTWCRVGGGGDGGRNSNAERPIRVSSLLKDRGQVLIREQSSPAMDAETLVLSPNGNGRTIEINGVKTLMPFSGASMVGMKEGLGIISFLQGKKFLITGSTGFLAKVLIEKVLRMAPDVSKIYLLIKAKSKEAAIERLKNEVLDAELFNTLKETHGASYMSFMLTKLIPVTGNICDSNIGLQADSAEEIAKEVDVIINSAANTTFNERYDVALDINTRGPGNLMGFAKKCKKLKLFLQVSTAYVNGQRQGRIMEKPFSMGDCIATENFLEGNRKALDVDREMKLALEAARKGTQNQDEAQKMKDLGLERARSYGWQDTYVFTKAMGEMMINSTRGDVPVVIIRPSVIESTYKDPFPGWMEGNRMMDPIVLCYGKGQLTGFLVDPKGVLDVVPADMVVNATLAAIAKHGMAMSDPEPEINVYQIASSAINPLVFEDLAELLYNHYKTSPCMDSKGDPIMVRLMKLFNSVDDFSDHLWRDAQERSGLMSGMSSVDSKMMQKLKFICKKSVEQAKHLATIYEPYTFYGGRFDNSNTQRLMENMSEDEKREFGFDVGSINWTDYITNVHIPGLRRHVLKGRA
- a CDS encoding ECA1 gametogenesis family protein (DUF784) (FUNCTIONS IN: molecular_function unknown; INVOLVED IN: biological_process unknown; LOCATED IN: endomembrane system; CONTAINS InterPro DOMAIN/s: Protein of unknown function DUF784, Arabidopsis thaliana (InterPro:IPR008502); BEST Arabidopsis thaliana protein match is: downregulated in DIF1 18 (TAIR:AT1G45190.1); Has 78 Blast hits to 78 proteins in 4 species: Archae - 0; Bacteria - 0; Metazoa - 0; Fungi - 0; Plants - 78; Viruses - 0; Other Eukaryotes - 0 (source: NCBI BLink).) codes for the protein MAKSLLIVMLMSIVMFYMARPIFSQKINPYLEVMPKDVTISPSSNFDYVEAPDEAPFEEADSPAMEYDMELAHHYSDKQLKFLEACSEKPSSKCGNEVFKNMLNETMLITEECCRDILKMGKDCHLGLVKLIFATYEYKNIASKGIPKSKQTWNECVHRVGSKIGAPVSFEQ
- a CDS encoding S-locus related protein SLR1, putative (S1) (S-locus related protein SLR1, putative (S1); FUNCTIONS IN: sugar binding; INVOLVED IN: recognition of pollen; LOCATED IN: endomembrane system; EXPRESSED IN: 8 plant structures; EXPRESSED DURING: 4 anthesis, C globular stage, petal differentiation and expansion stage; CONTAINS InterPro DOMAIN/s: Curculin-like (mannose-binding) lectin (InterPro:IPR001480), PAN-2 domain (InterPro:IPR013227), Apple-like (InterPro:IPR003609), S-locus glycoprotein (InterPro:IPR000858); BEST Arabidopsis thaliana protein match is: receptor kinase 3 (TAIR:AT4G21380.1); Has 3015 Blast hits to 2919 proteins in 82 species: Archae - 0; Bacteria - 0; Metazoa - 0; Fungi - 0; Plants - 3014; Viruses - 0; Other Eukaryotes - 1 (source: NCBI BLink).); translated protein: MRGVTPNYYHSYTFFFFFFVVLLALFLHVFSINTLSSTETLTISSNRTIVSPGNIFELGFFKTTTSSRNGDHWYLGIWYKSISERTYVWVANRDNPLSKSIGTLKISYANLVLLDHSGTLVWSTNLTRTVKSPVVAELLDNGNFVLRDSKGNYQNRFLWQSFDYPVDTLLPEMKIGRDLKTGHETFLSSWRSPYDPSSGDFSFKLGTQGLPEFYLFKKEFLLYRSGPWNGVGFSGIPTMQNWSYFDVVNNFIENRGEVAYSFKVTDHSMHYVRFTLTTERLLQISRWDTTSSEWNLFGVLPTEKCDLYQICGRDSYCDTKTSPTCNCIKGFVPKNVTAWALGDTFEGCVRKSRLNCHRDGFFLLMKRMKLPGTSTAIVDKTIGLNECKERCSKDCNCTGFANKDIQNGGSGCVIWTGGAHGYEELRRRRSRSICQNRPL